One genomic region from Gossypium hirsutum isolate 1008001.06 chromosome D13, Gossypium_hirsutum_v2.1, whole genome shotgun sequence encodes:
- the LOC121225671 gene encoding protein TIC 21, chloroplastic gives MQTLLLPATRSGICAVAAGPLRPPLTLSPPNFLTSIKTRKPKPPLSPFASYDPLNVLRSTLFSPKVSSSSVSPSFTSSNDDTDKAKLAQVSKRLENTSRYFKRLGNLGFWGQLVCTLVSAVILSFSVVITGKITSPATFYATASGIVAAFISVFWSFGYIRLSEKLKRTANDPSKAPPRADVVKSLKNGIVLNLLGMGAAILGMQATVGLLVAKALTSSTNPYYQGISPGYSPVLALDVFLVQASGNTILSHFLGLVFSLELLRSVTLPQSDGIPIPKVA, from the exons ATGCAAACGCTACTGCTCCCGGCTACTCGCTCCGGTATATGTGCGGTGGCGGCGGGTCCCCTCCGACCACCGCTCACTCTCTCTCCTCCAAATTTTCTCACTTCAATCAAAACTCGGAAACCAAAACCTCCGTTGTCCCCTTTCGCATCCTACGACCCTCTTAATGTTCTAAGATCTACGCTTTTTTCGCCCAAAGTCTCTTCGTCCTCAGTTTCACCCAGTTTTACCTCCTCTAATGATGATACTGACAAGGCGAAGCTTGCTCAG GTTTCGAAGAGGCTAGAGAACACGTCGAGGTACTTTAAGCGATTGGGCAATTTAGGGTTTTGGGGACAGTTAGTGTGCACTTTGGTATCAGCGGTGATACTCTCATTTTCTGTTGTTATTACTGGGAAAATCACATCGCCGGCTACTTTTTATGCTACTGCCAGTGGAATCGTGGCTGCTTTCATATCGGTTTTCTGGTCATTTGGGTATATTCGGCTTTCAGAGAAACTCAAGAGAACTGCTAATGATCCTTCAAAG GCTCCTCCTCGAGCTGATGTTGTGAAAAGCTTGAAAAATGGCATAGTTCTGAATCTCCTCGGAATGGGTGCTGCTATTCTTGGCATGCAAGCTACAGTGGGCTTACTGGTAGCCAAGGCTCTTACTTCTTCCACCAATCCATATTATCAAGGAATTTCTCCTGGCTATAGTCCAGTTCTCGCATTGGATGTATTCTTGGTGCAG GCATCTGGTAACACTATCCTATCTCATTTTCTGGGGCTTGTATTCTCGCTGGAACTGTTGCGCTCGGTGACATTACCTCAGTCAGACGGTATTCCGATACCCAAGGTTGCATAA
- the LOC121225674 gene encoding uncharacterized protein, whose amino-acid sequence MVYLRVSETIMADTLLFTCLLLFLAAMQGAHAVDYAINDKTGNSRGGVRFRTTIGAQSSLQTMSSATGFIWDIFQQTNPSDRKNVPKVTLFIENGDGVAFAINNEIHVNANYLGNYTGDLRKEFNGVLYHEMTHIWQWNGNGRTPGGLIEGIADFVRLKANYIPSHWVKPGQGDRWDQGYDVTARFLEYCDGLRNGFVAQLNKKMRSRYNAGFFVELLGKTVDQLWRDYKAKYGN is encoded by the coding sequence ATGGTTTATTTAAGAGTTAGTGAAACAATCATGGCCGACACCTTGCTTTTCACCTGCCTGCTATTATTTCTTGCAGCCATGCAAGGCGCCCATGCAGTCGACTATGCCATCAACGACAAGACCGGCAACAGTCGCGGCGGCGTTCGTTTCCGAACCACAATCGGAGCCCAAAGCAGCCTCCAAACCATGTCATCCGCCACAGGCTTCATCTGGGACATCTTCCAACAAACCAACCCATCCGACAGGAAAAACGTCCCGAAAGTAACACTGTTCATCGAAAACGGCGACGGTGTAGCCTTTGCCATCAACAACGAAATCCATGTTAACGCCAATTACCTAGGAAACTACACAGGCGACCTGAGGAAGGAATTCAACGGGGTGCTTTACCATGAAATGACGCATATTTGGCAATGGAACGGGAACGGTCGGACCCCTGGGGGGTTGATTGAAGGGATAGCTGATTTCGTGAGGCTGAAGGCTAATTATATACCGAGCCATTGGGTGAAGCCAGGGCAGGGAGATAGATGGGACCAAGGATACGATGTTACGGCTAGGTTTTTGGAGTATTGTGATGGTCTGAGGAATGGGTTCGTTGCACAGCTTAATAAGAAGATGAGAAGTAGGTATAATGCTGGGTTTTTTGTTGAACTGCTGGGAAAAACTGTTGATCAACTGTGGAGAGATTATAAGGCCAAGTATGGCAATTAA
- the LOC121225673 gene encoding reticulon-like protein B11, giving the protein MAMGDSVPTPRISVHQAFGGGLVADVLLWRKWCGGVVMLASATTFWCLFELAGYSILSFVANVFLLLVVILFFWAKSASLLNRPLPPLPNLEISERTAGKIADELQVWVNIALSIAHDITLGRNLKLLLKVGVALWFVSFIGSFFSFLTVIYIGVILSLSVPVLYDKYQHHIDEKLSVTNKIIQTQYRKIDETVLRKLPLPSKKEKKMQ; this is encoded by the exons ATGGCCATGGGAGATTCCGTCCCTACTCCTCGCATATCAGTTCATCAAGCTTTTGGCGGCGGCTTAG TTGCTGATGTGCTGTTATGGAGAAAATGGTGTGGGGGAGTTGTGATGCTAGCCTCAGCAACCACGTTTTGGTGCCTCTTTGAATTAGCTGGTTATAGTATCTTGTCTTTCGTGGCCAACGTATTTTTACTCCTTGTTGTTATTCTCTTCTTCTGGGCCAAATCTGCTTCACTTCTCAACAG ACCTTTGCCGCCCCTTCCTAATTTGGAGATCTCTGAGAGGACTGCTGGGAAGATTGCTGATGAGTTACAAGTGTGGGTCAATATTGCATTGTCGATTGCGCATGACATTACCCTTGGCAGAAATTTGAAACTTCTTTTGAAG GTTGGTGTTGCCTTGTGGTTTGTTTCTTTCATTGGTAGTTTCTTTAGCTTCCTCACTGTGATCTATATTG GGGTTATTCTTAGTCTATCAGTTCCCGTGTTATATGATAAGTATCAACACCACATTGATGAAAAGCTTTCTGTAACAAACAAAATCATACAGACGCAGTACAGGAAAATCGATGAAACAGTACTAAGGAAGCTTCCATTGCCctctaagaaagaaaagaagatgcAGTAG